taagtTTAGAAAcgggaagaaagaaacaagacatTAAGCAAGTAATTCTACTTAATTTGGCAAGAAGTGGAAACGAAAAGCAAAGATAATGACGTTTCTTGACACGTTTCGGTCTTCCTCCAGACCATCATAACCTGAAACGTGTAATGAGATGGATTAATGACAACGATATGGCAGGAGGAAACTAAAATAATGATCTTAgcacaataaaaaagaaaaaattgcagAACTAAAGAACACACCTCAAGGTCCCACGCTGTCGCTAATCACCAATAATCCTTACAGCTGCAAACCCCGTTATTAAAGTGGTGGAATCTCTTACGATCTCGGGAGAAGATTTTTCTACCAACTATGGCTCCCATCATCTTGAATGCAGTATGACAGTCAACACATGATCGAATGTGTTTTATCACCGTGACTGGTGCACGTGGTGGAGAGTTGAGAACAAAGTGAGCAAAAGCAGATCTCTCGCTATGACCCAGAAGCGTTCTCTCTTTGCATTCTTGCTCCACATCATGAACTACCTCACTAATATCTGCCTGATATCCCATTTCTACCATCTGCTTCATCAGACTAGTCAGTAGCTCCAAGAGTTCAACATTATGAGGCAGAAAGAGATCCCCTGCCTTGTATTGAGGGGGCCCATCGTAAATGCTCAAGAATCGCTTAGGAGTCTTTGATGGCTTAACCGGTAAGAACCCTTTCCTTGAGTGTTTGTCCAACCTTGTCGGATCCAACCCATCAATGATTTCCGCACACCGATCTCCAAGCTCTATATCTCCATGCGTCCAAGAGAGATTCATCAAAGTTTCCCACACATCAACGCTATCCACGGGCATACTCTCCACAACTTCCAGTGCTTCATCCAAGTGGCCAAGAGAAGCACAAAATTCTACCAATTCTACCAAGCTTGCATAGTGCTGGACGGTGGGATAAATCCCATAGTCTTGATGCATGGATTTATATTGCGACAATCCCTCCTTAGCATTAGCAACCAGTTTACACGCATAGAGAACATCTAGGAATATTGAACTGTCAGGTTTGTTTCCCTCTTCTTTATACCAACGAAACATCGTAAGAGCTTCTTTCCCTAATCCATTTTGTACAAGACATCGAATTATTTCATGCCAAGCCTCTGGAGTCTGCAGAGGCATTTCCTCAAATACACACAGAGCATCACTTACCATCCCACAGtctgagtaaatctctagcaacAACTGATGGTCATTCACATCTAGAAGCTCAAAGGAAAATTCCATAATCTTTCCGCGGATAAACTCAACTAATTCTACATCCCCTAATTTCCCTTGTTTCTTTACTAGCCCTAAAATTCGAGAGAAATCATTAATTTGGGCCATCCTATCCAATGACTCTTTATCAGCATCTCCGGGATTAAAACCGTAAGTCACATACCTCCTTTCTGTGATGTTTGACTGCGAATTGAACCTCTGCTTGCCCAATCGTAAGTCACATACCTCCTTTTTGTGATGTTTGACATGGGGTTTCC
The sequence above is drawn from the Camelina sativa cultivar DH55 chromosome 4, Cs, whole genome shotgun sequence genome and encodes:
- the LOC104783144 gene encoding pentatricopeptide repeat-containing protein At2g25580-like, with translation MRGAISQVLRNLSRARAGFKGSSKYDWGSRGFNFAGLPWKPHVKHHKKEVCDLRLGKQRFNSQSNITERRYVTYGFNPGDADKESLDRMAQINDFSRILGLVKKQGKLGDVELVEFIRGKIMEFSFELLDVNDHQLLLEIYSDCGMVSDALCVFEEMPLQTPEAWHEIIRCLVQNGLGKEALTMFRWYKEEGNKPDSSIFLDVLYACKLVANAKEGLSQYKSMHQDYGIYPTVQHYASLVELVEFCASLGHLDEALEVVESMPVDSVDVWETLMNLSWTHGDIELGDRCAEIIDGLDPTRLDKHSRKGFLPVKPSKTPKRFLSIYDGPPQYKAGDLFLPHNVELLELLTSLMKQMVEMGYQADISEVVHDVEQECKERTLLGHSERSAFAHFVLNSPPRAPVTVIKHIRSCVDCHTAFKMMGAIVGRKIFSRDRKRFHHFNNGVCSCKDYW